TTATGAGGTTATAAATTTGCTTAAGATGGGTCTTACTGAATACCTTTTTTGAAAGTTGTTTGACCTGCTTTTTTATTATGTAGTTTTTATGATGTTTTGAATTTGTTGCTACCGAGTGtgggtgtgtttgtttttttggtgaTGGTTTGTTATTgtatgtgtttatttttttttatttgatttgattatgtatgaaattttggaactcatttagcattgttggatttgcgagatataaatattttaaataaataaaagatgaagaacagaagcaatttgttctttgGCTAGTGGCCAACTACCAaaagaagtttccttctgcatAGACCATTGATTATTTGTTAagtgcacaagaattacaatatactgttaagctTAAAAAACAGCAAAGTGAGATGACCCCTAACtttcagcctcttttacaaagccgcgcagcaacagccctgaagccctttaaatctctaggggcttcggggctgttagtgcagcacagccgctagcgcagctttgtaaaagaggccgtttgttTGTTTGAAGtaaaattttgtgtgtttttcatttttatataaaggaataaaattagccttgtggacaaaCAAAATATGTTAATTAATTTTTTCGGACTACCCTAATATTCATTGtggcaatcctgaaaactcaactggtttGTGACCCTCGAGGCCTGACATTAAGCTCCCCCTGCTATAATGATTTCTGAGCACAActaagccattatagaatactagcccgAATATTGAAATTTAGGCTTACCCACTTAAGACAAATCAATGGCTGGTGTTAAGTTGGCATACTTAACTATGGACACCAACCATGTGTAAGCTCTAGTATTCTGTAACATGTATGTTACTGTCACCTAACATTAGACACCAGTTTATAGAATTTATCTTTAAATTTGTACCTGAAGCAAGAGTcggttaagtgacttatccaaggtcacaaggaatatCAGTGGTTATTGAACTCTGCATTCCTGGttttcagcctgctgctctaaccattatacTACTCCAATGATAGTTAATTTCAGGACATCATATGCTTTGGAATTCATCTTGTTTTAACTAGTAATTAAGCTCTTGGCAATAATAAAAGGTGAAAATGTGTTAGTGTTATGATTTCATCATATTCCTATTAGTTTCACAGAGACTGAATTATGAATGTCGGTACCAGCAGTATAGTTCTGAAAGTAGATTGACTACAGGATCTTATAGCTTGCTGCTCCAAGACCCAAGGAGTGCCCGCCATTCCTTTAGTGGAGGGTTCCCAAGAGCAGCTAGATTTTTCAGTAAACTACTAGGTTTTAGCCCAGGGATATCAGGATTAGCTTCATAATATTTTTCCAGTTTTGTCAAAACTACTGGTAACCCAACTAATGAAGCATAGTACATTGGACCACCTGTATGCTTTGGCCACCCATAGCCACTATTGTAGATGACATCTATATCTTCAGGACCTGATGCCATTCCATCTTCTAATACCTTAAAACCCTCATTGATGATAACATACAAACACCACTCAATGATTTTCTCCTGGGTTATTTTCTGTGTTTTAAAGTTGTTAACACCATGGTATTCAGACAGAAAATTATGAAGCCATGGATCAGACATAGCTTTTCTACCCCCTGGTTTCTCATATTTGTACCATCCTTGGCCAGACTTCTGACCAAACCGTGACTTTTCACACAGAATACCCAGAAGCTGACTGTACCTTTTGCTACTATGATGGTGGGTAGATATTCCACTGGACTGTTCTGGTCTTGCCAGTCCATGTTCTACATGACATCCCCATAGAGTGTCAAGCCCTGCAAGATCCATCATTTGGAAAGGCCCCATTGCGAGGCCAAAATTCTCAAGTGTCTGGTCAATTTCCTCTAACTTGTTGCCTTCTTCTACAAGGAATATAGCCTGCTGAAGGTATAGCACCATTAATCGATTACCTACAAATAACGGGCAGTTGCCTACTAACACACCAATTTTTCCTAAGTTTTTAGCAAGCTGCATGGCTGTGGAGATTGAAATGGAAGATGTGTAACGGCCATGGACAACCTCCAAGAGCTTCATTATGTGGGCTGGAGCATAAAAATGAGTCCCAACAATCATTTGAGGTCTATCTGTAACAGAAGCAATTTCATCAATATCCAGACCTGATGTGTTGGTACACAAGAATGCTTCTGGCTTACAGATCCCTGATAAGTGCCTGAATATCTCTTTCTTTAGTATCATGTTTTCAAACACTGCCTCAATAACTATGTCTACATCTCTTAGCTCGCCATAGTCCAGAGTGAATCGAACTGGGCCAAGAGAATTAGTAGCCTCAGTGTGTCCAAGCTGTTTCATCTTCAAGGTTTCACGATCCAGGAGAGATATCACAGCCTTGCTACCAATATTCAGTTGCTTCTTGTCTTTTTCCAAAGCTATCACTGGAATCTGGGCCTTTGCCAGCGAGATGACAATACCGCTCCCCATTGTTCCTAGCCCTGAAGATATGAACATGTATTAATTTAAATAGTTAAGACAGAActttcatttaaaattttgtcTGACCAGGAC
The nucleotide sequence above comes from Geotrypetes seraphini chromosome 5, aGeoSer1.1, whole genome shotgun sequence. Encoded proteins:
- the EHHADH gene encoding peroxisomal bifunctional enzyme isoform X2 produces the protein MATFRHICDSVAVITLSNPPVNALSSALIQALQKALGEAIRDSAVEAIVICGDKGKFCAGADIREFNKPSQKRGPHLLLLTDLIESNKKPVVAAIEGVALGGGLELALGCHYRVAHVQARVGLPEVLLGILPAASGTQRLPRLIGIAAALTLITTGKYVPAREALKLGIVDKVVGENTVDEAIRLAKKVIGQPLGSRQLSTLPVQCPPNVEALLAEAMVKVKKQFRGAQSPQACIEAVRAAVHLPYTEGIKKEQELYQFLNATHEPRAQQYAFFAEREVAKWTLPSGASWKTVSPQPIHTAAVIGLGTMGSGIVISLAKAQIPVIALEKDKKQLNIGSKAVISLLDRETLKMKQLGHTEATNSLGPVRFTLDYGELRDVDIVIEAVFENMILKKEIFRHLSGICKPEAFLCTNTSGLDIDEIASVTDRPQMIVGTHFYAPAHIMKLLEVVHGRYTSSISISTAMQLAKNLGKIGVLVGNCPLFVGNRLMVLYLQQAIFLVEEGNKLEEIDQTLENFGLAMGPFQMMDLAGLDTLWGCHVEHGLARPEQSSGISTHHHSSKRYSQLLGILCEKSRFGQKSGQGWYKYEKPGGRKAMSDPWLHNFLSEYHGVNNFKTQKITQEKIIEWCLYVIINEGFKVLEDGMASGPEDIDVIYNSGYGWPKHTGGPMYYASLVGLPVVLTKLEKYYEANPDIPGLKPSSLLKNLAALGNPPLKEWRALLGSWSSKL